The following coding sequences are from one Haliotis asinina isolate JCU_RB_2024 chromosome 3, JCU_Hal_asi_v2, whole genome shotgun sequence window:
- the LOC137279153 gene encoding degenerin mec-10-like: protein MKHSFKEEAKHFSNNWSGHGVNRIAISDNIIKKLFYTAVLLTCSVLCGYQVRALFTKYYSYPVNTMIEVLHAPLEFPAVTICNKNIVKHSKLSEGGSVLANIVNKSEEALNNGVIYADGSGSGSGYGSYYGSGSGSGYGSGSGSGYGSGSGSGYGSGSGSGYGSGSGDGSGSGSGSSDSGSGSGGGSESGSGSGSGSGSGSGYDDYSGSGSGSGSGSESGSGSGSGYDDNSESGSGNYYDYSGDFSGDYSGDQQTDSPFDRRNVASFYDAPELPWLEEGKETGQSAAAQKISMALVKMNISTRLTMGHQLREMLQSCSINGETCGAKNFTMFYNNLYGNCYTFNGFKTASRIRSYKSGPLYGLSLELVIEQDEYIGSLSRTAGARLTIHDPIQFPFPEDNGIDLAPGKVTSVGLRLKMVKKKGEPFSHCVRRGKIAYKGKYSVEGCRKTCLQTSIVKACNCTDTRFSNADAYNGRPCDNEEDYKCINGVYHTYARDGDKCDCPPPCELNMYQQTISTADFPSFASLDELQRLISNRTLRLSEILNTKENISRNLLQVQVFYETLQYEKITETQAYAFENLLADIGGQAGLFVGCSVITLVEVVEFLGNMMWLLIVKAVSRERPNPSGKVIKVAPAE, encoded by the exons ATGAAACACAGCTTCAAGGAAGAAGCTAAGCACTTTTCGAACAACTGGTCAGGGCATGGCGTCAATCGCATCGCTATATCCGATAACAtcataaagaaactgttttaTACAGCTGTTTTACTCACGTGTTCTGTGCTATGTGGCTATCAGGTACGAGCGTTGTTCACCAAATACTACTCCTACCCTGTCAACACTATGATAGAG GTGCTCCATGCTCCTTTAGAGTTTCCTGCTGTCACCATATGCAACAAGAATATtgtgaaacattccaaactttCTGAAGGAGGCTCGGTTCTAGCGAACATAGTGAATAAATCGGAGGAAGCGTTAAACAATGGCGTGATTTATGCAGACGGAAGTGGCAGTGGATCCGGATATGGAAGTTATTATGGCAGTGGCAGTGGATCTGGATATGGAAGTGGCAGTGGATCCGGATATGGAAGTGGCAGTGGATCCGGATATGGAAGTGGCAGTGGATCCGGATATGGAAGTGGCAGTGGTGATGGCAGCGGCAGTGGTTCCGGAAGcagtgacagtggcagtggTTCCGGAGGTGGAAGCGAGAGTGGTTCCGGAAGCGGCAGCGGTTCCGGAAGTGGAAGTGGTTATGATGACTATAGTGGAAGTGGCAGTGGTTCCGGAAGTGGAAGCGAGAGTGGTTCCGGAAGTGGAAGTGGTTATGATGACAATAGCGAGAGTGGCAGTGGCAATTACTACGACTACAGCGGCGATTTCAGCGGCGACTACAGTGGCGACCAACAAACAGACTCTCCGTTTGAT AGGAGGAACGTGGCGTCCTTCTATGACGCACCAGAACTGCCATGGCTGGAGGAAGGGAAGGAAACAGGACAGTCCGCGGCCGCTCAAAAGATCAGCATGGCCCTAGTCAAGATGAACATCAGCACCAGACTCACCATGGGCCACCAACTAAGAGAGATGTTGCAGTCGTGCTCCATCAACGGCGAAACCTGCGGCGCCAA GAACTTCACGATGTTCTACAATAATTTATACGGCAACTGCTACACATTCAATGGTTTCAAGACGGCCAGTAGAATACGCTCGTACAAGTCTGGACCTTTATATG GGTTGAGTTTGGAACTGGTGATTGAGCAGGACGAGTACATAGGGTCTCTGTCCAGAACAGCAGGAGCAAGGCTAACAATCCATGACCCGATCCAGTTTCCATTTCCGGAAGACAACGGGATTGACCTTGCCCCTGGTAAGGTCACATCCGTAGGGCTTCGACTG AAAATGGTGAAGAAGAAAGGTGAGCCATTCTCTCATTGTGTCCGTAGAGGGAAAATCGCTTACAAGGGGAAGTACTCTGTTGAG GGATGTCGGAAGACGTGTCTGCAGACGTCTATTGTGAAAGCCTGCAACTGTACTGATACCCGGTTTTCGAACGCAGATGCTTACAACGGCCGACCATGTGACAACGAGGAGGACT ATAAGTGCATCAACGGCGTGTACCACACCTATGCCAGGGATGGAGACAAATGTGACTGCCCCCCGCCATGCGA ATTAAATATGTACCAGCAAACTATATCTACTGCTGACTTTCCGTCGTTTGCCAGTCTG GATGAACTTCAGAGGCTGATATCCAATAGGACCCTTCGGTTGTCGGAGATACTGAACACGAAAGAGAACATCAG CAGGAACCTCCTGCAGGTGCAGGTGTTCTACGAAACCCTCCAGTATGAGAAGATCACCGAGACCCAGGCATACGCT TTTGAGAACCTGTTGGCGGACATCGGAGGCCAGGCGGGGTTGTTTGTCGGCTGCTCGGTGATTACTCTGGTGGAGGTTGTGGAGTTTTTGGGCAATATGATGTGGCTCCTTATCGTCAAGGCTGTCTCTAGAGAACGGCCAAACCCTTCGGGGAAAGTCATCAAAGTCGCTCCAGCTGAGTAA